CCAGTGCAACGTCCTGCGCACCCATGCCGAGCGACTTGAAGAGCGTGACGGATTCGGCGTCGGTGCGCCCCGCATGCGTACGAATGACCAGTTCACCGAGTTCGGCAAGCAGGTCGTCGGGCCCGATGCGGCCTTCTGCAGCGGCGGCCAGATAGTCGCCCGATTCATTGATCGTCGATTCGCGACGGTCGACGAAGAGTTGTGCCCGCGCCATGAGCGACGTGTCGGCTTCACGATGGCGTGGCGTGCTGCTGCCCACCAGATTGACGTGGGCACCCGGTGCGATCCATTGCGCTTGTAGCACCGGGTCGGTCGAGTTCGTCACCGTCACCACGATGTCGGCGTCGCGTACGGCCGCCTCGACACTCTGCGCCGCTTCAAGGCGAAAGCCGTAGTTCGGTTGTTCCTTGTCCACGAACGTCTGTGCTGAGGCGAGCGAGCGGCTTGCCACACGCACATGTCGCAGCGGGCGGGCGGCGGCAAGCGCAGCAAGATGCCAGTGCGCCTGATGGCCTGCGCCGATCAGGGCAAGACGGGAAGCGTCATGTCGGGCAAGCAGACGCGTCGCCAGTCCCGTTACTGCGGCGGTACGAATGCCGGTGATCTCGGCGGCGTTCATGACGGCGAGCAGTTCGCCCGTCTCGCCGCTCATCAGCAGCACGCAACCCTGGTGGGGATCCTTGCCCAGCGCACTGTTCCCCGGGAAAAAGGTGCCCACCTTCGCGCCGTAGACCGGTGTGCCGGACACCGTTGCGCTCAGGAACGCAGGCATCATCCCCAGCAAACCCTTTGCGCCCAGCGTCTCGGGTGGCCGGACGATCTGGCGCAACGGCAGGTGAATCTGCTCGCGAGCGAGCGCACCGAACATATCGGACATGACCGGGATCGCTTCGGCCACCGGCATGAGCGCGGCAATTTGTGCAGCATCGAGCAGGAGAACGGGGGGCGAGGAAACAGTGGCGGACATTGGGAATCCTTGTCAGCCGTTCGCTTCTGCGGCGAGGGCGGCTTCGATATGGCGGTTGAACGTCGCGGTATCGGTGTTCGTCCCGCACAGCAGGACACCCACGCGCTTGCCCATGAGCTTGTCACGCAGCGGGCCCATCAACGCAGCCGTCGCTGCCGCACACGCCGGTTCCACGGCCAGCTTCAACTGACGGAATAGCGTGAGCATGCCCGCGCGCATTTCGTCGTCGGTGATCGTCACCAGTTCGTCGATGTGACGACGGCACAGCGTGTAGCCGTACAACTCGGTGTGCGGCGCCATGAGACTGTCCGCGATCCCCGTCATCGGTCCCATCTTGATCGGGCCGCCTTGAGCAAAGCTCTGGGCCATGGCGTCGGCACCTGCAGGCTCCACGCCGTAGACCTTCACGTGCGGCGCGAACAGCTTGATGGCGGTGGCGACACCCGAGATCAGACCGCCGCCGCCAATGGGGACGATCACGGCGTCGAGGTTCGGGGCCTGCTGCATCCATTCGTAGCCGAGTGTGGCGGTGCCGAGAATCGTGCGATAGCCGTTGAACGGATGCACGAAGTAGCGGCCTTCTTCCTGTTCCACGCGCTTGACGATCTCGAACGCCTCATGGACGTTCTCCGCGAGAATCAGGTCGGCGCCGTACTCTCGGCACAGCGACGAGCGGGCCGGGCTGGCCGTCTTGAGCATGACCGTCTTGGCGGCCACGCCCATCGCCTGCGCCGCGTAAGCGACTGCGACGGCGTGGTTGCCGGCGGACACACATGTCACGCCTGCCTTGCGTTGTGCATCGTCGAGCGAGAGCAGATTCGAGAAAGCGCCGCGCGCCTTGAACGTCCCCGACGCCTGCAACAGTTCGTACTTGAACGTCACTTCCGTGTTGCCGAGCGTCGGAAAGTCGCGGCGGGTGAAGACCGGCGTCGTACGCACGTAGGGCAGCAGCTTTTCGTGTAGCGCGGCAATGGTGTCTTTCGTCGGGACGGGCTGGCCGTCGATGGTCTCGTCGTGCAGGGCAGGGGTCGATTGCGTCACTTGGACTGTGTCTCCGTAGTTAGGGAATCCGATGCGATGACAATGCAATGAGCGGGGCGGCAATGTTGCCAGCCCCGTATCGCTGCACCGACGATCGGACTCAGCGCATGCCGATCTTACGGCTGCGCAGCAGCGCGGTAATGCTGATGAGCGCTGCGAAAATCAGATAGAAGCTAGGCGCAAGCTTGTTGCCCGTTGCGCCAATCAGCCACGTGATGATAAACGGTGCGAAGCCGCCGAACACGGTTGCCGCGATGTTGTAGCCGAGCGAGAGGCCCGTGGTGCGCACCTGCACCGGGAACAGTTCCGTAAGCAGCGCGGGCAGCGCGCCGAAGTAGGTCGTCATCAGCAGGCCGAGCACGATCTGGAACACCATCAGCGAGCCGAACGTCGGGTTCGCGTCGAGGAAGCGGAACATCGGGTAGACGAGCACCAGCAGCGCCACAGCGGCTGCGAGCATCGGCTTGATGCGACCGTGCGTGTCCGACCAGTGACCTACGATCGGTGCGACGATCAGTTGCACCACGCCCGTGAGCAGCACTGCCGAGAAGGCGGCCGACGACGGCAGACCCAGTTGCTTCACGGCGTACGTCGGCATGTAGAGCACGAGGTACGTCGCAACGGTGGCCATCACCACCACGCCGATGGCGAGCAGAAGGCGTTCCTTCTGGTTGGCGAAGGTGTCGCGCAGCGGGCTTTGCGTCGGTTCGATGTCGAGGAACTCGGGCGTCTCGTCCAGACGGCGGCGAATGTAGTACGCCACCGGGCCGATCAACAGGCCGAAGAAGAACGGCACACGCCAGCCCCACGAGGCCATTGCCTCGGGCGACAGGTTGCCCGTCAGCAGTGCGCCGAAGCCAGCGGCCAGCAGTGTCGTGAGACCTTGCGACGCAACCTGCCAGCTTGAGAAGAAGCCACGACGCTGCGGTGCGTGCTCGGCGAGAAACGCCGTCGCGCTACCGAATTCGCCGCCAGCCGAGAAGCCCTGAACCATGCGGGCGATGACGATGCCCACAGGCGCGAGCACACCGATGGCGGAGTACGTCGGCATGATCGCGATGAGCAGCGTGCCGACCATCATCATCAGGATCGAAAGGGTGAGGGCGGCTTTACGTCCCGCGCGGTCGGCGTACGCGCCGATCACGATGGCGCCCAGCGGACGCATGAAGAACGACACCCCGAACGTGCCGAGCGTGAGCAGCAGCGACACCGTATCGTTGCCGGTCGGGAAGAACAGTTTCGCGATGGTCACGGCGAAGAAGCCGTACACCACGAGATCGAACCATTCGAGCGCGTTACCGATCGAGGCCGATACGATCACACGCCAGGCGTGTGGGGAAGTGCGGCCGGCCTGTGCCGTCGCGTTGGGGGCTGCGCTTGCGCTCATGGGCGAGATCTCCAAAACCTGTCTGACGTACGTATTTGTTATCTTGCGGATGGATGTCCTGTGCGCCCTTGTTATTTAGGCGTCTGTTACTGCGTGCTTCATTCGTACAAATTGGGTCTTGCCAATGCTTCGGGTGAACCCGGTCCTGCACTTGCTGCGAAGGCAACGGGCCGCATCCGACGAACGGAGTACGGCCCGGTTGGACGGCGGTTGCGCTGACCACGTCCCTGAATCGGGATGTTGCAGCGGCCCGAAGCGATCCGGGCCGACATTCACGCTCAGGCGCCGACGGTGTTGCTGCGAAGCAGCTTTTGCAGGAACGACTCGCACTGCGCGATCTGTTCGAGCGACACGAACTCGTTCGGCTTGTGGGCCTGTTCGATGTTGCCCGGACCGCACACGATCGACGGCACGCCTGCGAGCTGGAACTGACCCGCTTCGGTACCGTAGGCGACCTTGCGCTTGTCGGTGTCCTTGGTGAGCGCGCGCACGAGTTGGGTGATGGCGTCCTGCTCCGAGGCGTCGAGCGCCGGGGCAGCCGCAATCTTCTTGAACTCGATGCCTGCGTTCGGATGCTCCTTCTGCATCTTCGGCACCAGTTCGTTCACGGCGTATTCCTGAATGCGCGCGAAGATGCCTTCGGCGTCCACGCCCGGCAGGTTGCGATATTCGAAGACGAACTCGCACAGGGCCGGAATCGTGTTCAGGGCGATGCCGCCCGAGATAGTGCCCGTCTGCGCCGTGGTGAACGGCACGTCGAACAGTTCGTCGAACGGACCGTTCTGCTTGAAGTGATCGGCCAGATCGCGGATGTAGCAGATCAGGCGCGCGGCGTACTCGATGGCGTTCGAGCCCTTGGGCGTGAGCGACGAGTGTGCTGCATGACCGCGCACGCAGCACTGGTAAGCGTTGATGCCCTTGTGTGCGACGATCACGCGCATGCTCGTCGGCTCGCCCACGATGCAGCCGTCGGGGCGGATGCCGCGCTCGCGCAGTTCGGCGAGCATGACCGGCGCGCCCACGCAGCCGATTTCTTCGTCATACGAAAAGGCGAAGTGGAACGGCGTCTTGAGCTTGGCGTCGCGCATCTGGGGCAGCATCGTCATGACCGAGCCGATGAAGCCCTTCATGTCGCACGTGCCGCGGCCGTAAAGATTGCCGTCGCGCACGACCGGCTTGAACGGATCGGTGTCCCATGCCTGGCCGTCGACCGGCACGACGTCGGTGTGACCCGAGAGGACGATGCCGCCTTGCGTGTTGCCGTCGGCAGCGGGCAGGGTGACGAACAGGTTGGCCTTGCGCTTCGTGGCGTCGTAAGACAGCCACGGTTCGACGCCGGCGTGTTGGAGGCTGTCGCGCACCGTCTCGATCAGGCCGAGGTTCGATTCGCGGCTCGTGGTGTCGATGCTGACCAGCTTCGAGATCCAGTCGACCGATGCCGGCTGAGCCTCGTTGGTGGCCTGCGGGGCGATAGCTTGGGAAGCGCTTGTCATTCGAATCTCCGGGAATCTTCCAGTCATACGATCAATACGTTCAATGCGTTGGATCACGTTGAATACGTATTGCTACTGGGAAATGTTACTCAAAAATAATTTAGAGGTAAAAGGTTGTGTGAACAACCATTCTTGCCTCGCGGGAAAACGCACGAGAAAACGCACGCCGGGCGCGGGTTTGCCCGGACGTGCGAAAAAGCGGTGAGATGGAAATTGCTGCGCTGCACACGAGGTTTGCTCGTTTTATTTGGCTTTCGATGTGTTCCGGGCAAGCGTCGTGTGCATGGCGACGTTATGAAACTCAGGCCGCTTTCGCGCCGGGTGAGCCCAGCGCGCGCAGCGTTTCCTTGATCGCCCGTACGCGGTCGGTCAACTGCGCGTGCTTCACTTCGATGCGCAGCTTGTCCTGTCCGGCGAGCTTGATGTGGCGGTGTTTCTGCACCAGCTCGATGATGCGCATCGGATCGACGGGGGGCGTCGGCTCGAATTGCAGCGCGACGGCTTCTTCGCTGGCGTCGATCTTGATAATGCCGAGCGGTTTGGCCAGCAGACGCAGCCGGTGTGTCTCGATAAGCGCCTGAGCCTGTTGCGGCAGCTTGCCGAAGCGGTCGACGAGTTCTTCCTGAATCGTGTCGATGGCGTCGGGA
This window of the Pandoraea sputorum genome carries:
- a CDS encoding ornithine cyclodeaminase family protein; protein product: MSATVSSPPVLLLDAAQIAALMPVAEAIPVMSDMFGALAREQIHLPLRQIVRPPETLGAKGLLGMMPAFLSATVSGTPVYGAKVGTFFPGNSALGKDPHQGCVLLMSGETGELLAVMNAAEITGIRTAAVTGLATRLLARHDASRLALIGAGHQAHWHLAALAAARPLRHVRVASRSLASAQTFVDKEQPNYGFRLEAAQSVEAAVRDADIVVTVTNSTDPVLQAQWIAPGAHVNLVGSSTPRHREADTSLMARAQLFVDRRESTINESGDYLAAAAEGRIGPDDLLAELGELVIRTHAGRTDAESVTLFKSLGMGAQDVALAAALYHRAQAGNVGVRAAI
- a CDS encoding threonine/serine dehydratase, whose amino-acid sequence is MTQSTPALHDETIDGQPVPTKDTIAALHEKLLPYVRTTPVFTRRDFPTLGNTEVTFKYELLQASGTFKARGAFSNLLSLDDAQRKAGVTCVSAGNHAVAVAYAAQAMGVAAKTVMLKTASPARSSLCREYGADLILAENVHEAFEIVKRVEQEEGRYFVHPFNGYRTILGTATLGYEWMQQAPNLDAVIVPIGGGGLISGVATAIKLFAPHVKVYGVEPAGADAMAQSFAQGGPIKMGPMTGIADSLMAPHTELYGYTLCRRHIDELVTITDDEMRAGMLTLFRQLKLAVEPACAAATAALMGPLRDKLMGKRVGVLLCGTNTDTATFNRHIEAALAAEANG
- a CDS encoding MFS transporter; its protein translation is MSASAAPNATAQAGRTSPHAWRVIVSASIGNALEWFDLVVYGFFAVTIAKLFFPTGNDTVSLLLTLGTFGVSFFMRPLGAIVIGAYADRAGRKAALTLSILMMMVGTLLIAIMPTYSAIGVLAPVGIVIARMVQGFSAGGEFGSATAFLAEHAPQRRGFFSSWQVASQGLTTLLAAGFGALLTGNLSPEAMASWGWRVPFFFGLLIGPVAYYIRRRLDETPEFLDIEPTQSPLRDTFANQKERLLLAIGVVVMATVATYLVLYMPTYAVKQLGLPSSAAFSAVLLTGVVQLIVAPIVGHWSDTHGRIKPMLAAAVALLVLVYPMFRFLDANPTFGSLMVFQIVLGLLMTTYFGALPALLTELFPVQVRTTGLSLGYNIAATVFGGFAPFIITWLIGATGNKLAPSFYLIFAALISITALLRSRKIGMR
- the argE gene encoding acetylornithine deacetylase; translated protein: MTSASQAIAPQATNEAQPASVDWISKLVSIDTTSRESNLGLIETVRDSLQHAGVEPWLSYDATKRKANLFVTLPAADGNTQGGIVLSGHTDVVPVDGQAWDTDPFKPVVRDGNLYGRGTCDMKGFIGSVMTMLPQMRDAKLKTPFHFAFSYDEEIGCVGAPVMLAELRERGIRPDGCIVGEPTSMRVIVAHKGINAYQCCVRGHAAHSSLTPKGSNAIEYAARLICYIRDLADHFKQNGPFDELFDVPFTTAQTGTISGGIALNTIPALCEFVFEYRNLPGVDAEGIFARIQEYAVNELVPKMQKEHPNAGIEFKKIAAAPALDASEQDAITQLVRALTKDTDKRKVAYGTEAGQFQLAGVPSIVCGPGNIEQAHKPNEFVSLEQIAQCESFLQKLLRSNTVGA